The following coding sequences lie in one Fimbriimonadaceae bacterium genomic window:
- a CDS encoding DUF4349 domain-containing protein, producing MSIREDLKAYLDGELSPERAREVEAGIAASPELREECEQMKLLSSEIRTVAPTLTIEGKDQVRRLVTTAKTPWWSPSTRNGRLVWSGACAVAVMFVMFPLMRGLAGEAANSSADMAATEEAFKARSAPANADGGSSAKESASFSSNDTLDRRAETPSTERPEAAFEDSSPTRSLPGASEPRLRPFDPSVNSTLGTNSMNPESPADAKQQMAIKRGEIGLSVENIQSSEEKIEKLAKSLGGKLISSISTDGSKKSATLITIRVQEAAFEKALEGLKQIGTVTAREVRSSDMQAKYAETQAKVKELEEEERELARRAGARQRDSQASRDLEAVQQRLDQLRKTEGDLKDGASHATIVITLTAKNE from the coding sequence ATGAGCATTCGCGAGGATTTAAAGGCATATTTGGACGGCGAACTCTCGCCGGAGCGCGCTCGCGAAGTAGAGGCTGGCATAGCCGCTAGCCCTGAGTTGCGAGAGGAGTGCGAGCAGATGAAGCTGCTCTCGTCGGAGATCAGAACCGTTGCTCCCACTTTGACCATCGAAGGCAAGGACCAGGTGAGACGATTGGTCACGACAGCCAAGACACCTTGGTGGAGCCCTTCGACCCGGAATGGTCGCCTCGTGTGGTCAGGGGCTTGTGCCGTCGCTGTGATGTTTGTGATGTTCCCCCTAATGAGAGGCTTGGCTGGGGAAGCTGCAAACTCCTCTGCCGATATGGCTGCGACTGAGGAGGCGTTTAAAGCGAGAAGTGCACCTGCGAATGCCGATGGTGGCAGCTCCGCCAAGGAGAGCGCAAGCTTCAGCTCAAACGACACGTTGGATCGGCGAGCGGAAACGCCTTCGACAGAACGGCCTGAGGCAGCATTTGAAGATTCGAGCCCGACCAGAAGCTTGCCAGGAGCGAGTGAGCCGCGGCTTCGACCGTTTGATCCTAGCGTGAACAGTACGCTCGGCACCAATTCAATGAATCCAGAAAGCCCGGCTGACGCCAAGCAACAGATGGCGATCAAAAGGGGTGAGATTGGGCTTAGCGTAGAGAATATTCAGTCCTCCGAAGAGAAGATCGAGAAGCTGGCTAAGTCGCTGGGCGGCAAACTAATCAGCAGCATCTCCACCGATGGTTCCAAGAAGTCGGCGACCCTTATCACCATCCGAGTGCAAGAAGCCGCATTTGAAAAGGCTCTTGAAGGTCTTAAGCAGATCGGCACGGTGACGGCACGAGAGGTCCGTTCGTCGGATATGCAAGCCAAGTATGCCGAGACTCAAGCTAAGGTGAAGGAGCTTGAAGAGGAAGAAAGAGAGTTGGCAAGGCGCGCCGGAGCCCGGCAGCGAGACTCTCAAGCGAGCCGTGACCTTGAAGCGGTACAGCAGAGACTCGATCAGCTTAGGAAGACGGAAGGTGATCTGAAAGATGGAGCCTCTCATGCGACGATCGTGATTACCTTGACGGCGAAGAATGAGTGA
- a CDS encoding RNA polymerase sigma factor, with protein sequence MDADVQLAQRGDREAMGRIVDMYYDAVFAFCARSVGRELAQDASQETFLTAQGSIKRFRGDSSLKTWLFGIAHNHCRSALRKQRCESVDWIMELHGIESPEASVINREVLRTALKRLSPEHREVVLLHEIEGLKYEEIAQVIGVPIGTVKSRLHHAFLNLRTALFGAEEVMA encoded by the coding sequence ATGGATGCAGATGTCCAGTTAGCTCAGCGCGGAGACCGCGAGGCGATGGGAAGGATCGTAGACATGTACTACGATGCCGTGTTCGCGTTTTGTGCGAGGTCGGTCGGAAGAGAACTCGCGCAAGATGCTTCACAGGAAACCTTCCTTACGGCGCAAGGCTCTATCAAGCGGTTTCGTGGTGATTCGAGCCTAAAAACCTGGCTATTTGGCATCGCTCACAACCACTGCCGGAGCGCTCTGCGCAAGCAACGCTGTGAATCGGTGGATTGGATCATGGAACTGCACGGCATAGAGAGCCCAGAGGCCTCCGTCATCAATCGTGAGGTTCTTCGGACGGCATTGAAGAGGCTGAGTCCCGAACATCGGGAGGTCGTGCTTCTGCACGAAATCGAAGGCTTGAAGTATGAGGAGATTGCTCAGGTGATCGGTGTTCCCATAGGAACGGTGAAGTCGCGCCTTCACCACGCATTTTTGAATTTACGCACAGCGCTGTTTGGCGCAGAAGAGGTTATGGCATGA
- a CDS encoding prepilin-type N-terminal cleavage/methylation domain-containing protein, producing MVVVPSIRKVRNAFTLIELLVVIAIIAILAALLFPVFARAKLAAKKTVGIAHLKQMATAVHIYAPDYDDIIPTTYAPWTVSRGYSHNLLIPVPTTWPTAPTPDQMNAFQTFWGNNIQPYMKNIDMYYDPGTSEIRSSSISAGMPPDTVKNKISYTFNGLLSGYPLSSVAEQTRTPVFWMGRGRAAFVGYGYVNPYLECRDYFSPCVYVPSSGPCTFSGNPNGVISFLSNNTRGLGYDVYSGGINYSYADSSTKWRKLGIGTTGNTDPKIDPFLEYGGGPHPSGTWYDQNKCHLYMFRPDFDFGNEPATPNVF from the coding sequence ATGGTCGTCGTCCCCTCAATACGAAAGGTCCGGAATGCGTTTACTTTGATTGAGCTGCTCGTGGTGATTGCGATCATCGCGATCCTGGCAGCCCTACTTTTTCCTGTTTTTGCCCGCGCAAAGCTTGCCGCAAAAAAGACCGTCGGCATCGCCCACCTGAAGCAGATGGCAACTGCTGTGCATATTTATGCGCCGGATTATGACGACATCATCCCGACAACATATGCTCCCTGGACCGTTTCGCGTGGATACTCACACAACCTTTTGATCCCCGTCCCGACGACCTGGCCAACAGCTCCCACCCCCGACCAGATGAACGCTTTTCAAACCTTCTGGGGGAACAACATTCAACCGTACATGAAGAACATAGACATGTACTACGATCCGGGTACATCGGAGATCCGGTCAAGCAGCATCAGCGCCGGTATGCCCCCCGACACCGTCAAGAACAAGATCAGCTATACCTTCAACGGCCTTTTGAGCGGCTATCCACTCAGCTCTGTCGCCGAGCAGACCCGGACGCCTGTGTTCTGGATGGGGCGTGGACGTGCCGCATTTGTCGGATATGGCTATGTCAATCCGTACCTTGAGTGCCGCGACTATTTCTCGCCCTGCGTCTACGTGCCTTCGTCGGGTCCCTGCACCTTCAGCGGCAATCCAAACGGCGTGATCAGCTTCCTTTCAAACAACACCCGTGGGCTTGGATACGACGTTTACAGTGGGGGAATCAACTACTCTTATGCCGACTCTTCAACCAAGTGGCGCAAGCTTGGCATCGGCACGACCGGCAACACCGACCCGAAGATTGATCCATTCCTCGAATACGGCGGCGGTCCACACCCATCTGGAACGTGGTACGACCAGAACAAATGCCACCTTTATATGTTCAGGCCGGACTTTGACTTTGGCAACGAACCAGCAACTCCGAATGTCTTCTGA
- a CDS encoding CocE/NonD family hydrolase: protein MRLCRFLILTVTFSFCGLTLAQAGQQRPTPIKDAYLKAEYMIPMRDGVKLYTAVYVPKDDSGKHPIMLTRTPYSAGPYGPDNFKSGFGGSQKFVSNNYIFAFQDVRGKYMSEGDFVNVRPMISKLNPNAKIDESTDTYDTIEYLIKNVQGNNGRVGIWGISYPGFYAGASVVNSHPALKAVSPQAPVSNWWIGDDFHHNGAFFMMDAFNFLGNFGQPRPEPTATPKRGPAHDKKGDAYQFFLDLGPLSNANDLYFKNEVAFWNELFVHPNYDDYWKARALPDHVTGVKCAVMTTGGWYDAEDLWGALYLYRGIEQKNPNATNTIVMGPWFHGGWHRSNGSSFGGVNFGIRTSDWYMEEVEFPFFDSHLRGDGSYRNPEAIMFVGGRNQWAKFDVWPPKDAKATTFFFHGNRRISTSKPSEVGPAFDEYTNDPANPTPYIAEKTASRTREYMIDDQVFAEKRADVLTYRTETLLEDWVLAGPVNVDLYVQTTGTDADFVVKVIDEAPGGSQRLVRAEIMRSKFRDDPTHPKPLKANSVERVRYTMPDLLYGFQRGHRLMIQVQSNWFPLADRNPNQFLDIYRAKANDYIKAQIQIHRSAQYPSSVSIGRIGKYDVIDTSRYAAGE, encoded by the coding sequence ATGCGGTTGTGTCGCTTCCTCATTCTCACAGTTACTTTCTCATTCTGTGGTCTCACACTGGCTCAAGCGGGTCAACAGCGCCCCACTCCTATCAAGGATGCGTATCTGAAGGCTGAGTACATGATCCCGATGCGGGATGGCGTTAAGCTCTATACCGCCGTCTACGTTCCCAAGGACGACTCGGGGAAGCACCCGATTATGTTGACGCGGACGCCTTACAGCGCCGGACCTTACGGACCCGACAACTTCAAGTCTGGCTTTGGTGGATCGCAGAAATTCGTGTCCAACAACTACATTTTTGCATTCCAAGATGTGCGTGGGAAGTACATGTCGGAGGGTGATTTCGTCAATGTTCGCCCGATGATTTCGAAGCTGAACCCAAATGCCAAGATCGACGAGAGCACCGACACCTACGACACGATTGAGTATCTCATCAAGAATGTACAAGGCAACAACGGTAGGGTGGGAATCTGGGGGATTTCTTATCCGGGGTTCTATGCGGGCGCATCAGTGGTGAACAGCCACCCCGCGCTGAAAGCAGTTTCGCCGCAGGCTCCCGTTTCTAACTGGTGGATCGGCGACGACTTTCATCACAACGGCGCGTTCTTCATGATGGACGCATTCAACTTTCTCGGCAACTTTGGGCAACCTCGCCCCGAACCAACAGCCACCCCAAAACGCGGACCAGCGCACGACAAGAAAGGCGACGCGTATCAGTTCTTTCTCGATCTCGGCCCGCTAAGCAACGCCAATGACTTGTATTTCAAGAACGAAGTTGCATTTTGGAACGAGCTGTTTGTGCACCCCAACTACGATGACTATTGGAAGGCTCGGGCATTGCCGGACCATGTAACTGGTGTGAAATGCGCCGTAATGACGACTGGAGGCTGGTACGACGCTGAAGACTTGTGGGGAGCCCTTTACCTCTACCGTGGAATTGAGCAAAAGAACCCAAATGCAACGAACACAATCGTGATGGGTCCCTGGTTTCATGGCGGGTGGCATCGCTCGAACGGTTCATCATTCGGTGGCGTGAACTTCGGTATTCGCACTTCCGATTGGTATATGGAAGAGGTAGAGTTTCCGTTTTTTGACAGTCATTTGCGAGGCGATGGGAGCTATCGGAATCCTGAAGCGATCATGTTCGTCGGCGGACGCAATCAATGGGCAAAGTTTGACGTTTGGCCTCCAAAAGACGCGAAGGCAACAACTTTCTTCTTCCACGGTAACCGCCGTATCTCAACTTCCAAACCCAGTGAGGTAGGGCCTGCCTTCGACGAATACACAAACGACCCGGCTAACCCAACGCCCTATATTGCCGAAAAGACAGCATCACGCACGCGAGAGTACATGATCGACGATCAAGTTTTCGCCGAGAAGCGCGCCGATGTTCTCACCTACCGAACCGAGACTCTGTTGGAAGATTGGGTTCTGGCGGGACCCGTGAACGTCGACCTCTATGTGCAGACCACTGGAACGGACGCAGACTTCGTGGTGAAAGTGATTGACGAAGCGCCTGGGGGATCGCAACGACTTGTACGCGCCGAGATCATGCGCTCAAAATTCCGCGACGACCCAACGCATCCAAAGCCGCTCAAGGCCAACAGTGTGGAGCGCGTGCGTTACACCATGCCAGACCTCTTATACGGATTCCAGAGAGGGCATCGGCTGATGATCCAGGTTCAAAGCAACTGGTTCCCGTTAGCGGATCGTAACCCGAATCAGTTTTTGGACATCTACCGCGCGAAGGCAAACGATTACATCAAAGCCCAAATTCAAATCCACCGGTCGGCGCAGTACCCGTCGTCGGTGTCCATCGGTCGAATAGGGAAGTATGACGTGATAGATACCTCACGATATGCGGCAGGCGAATAA
- a CDS encoding DUF423 domain-containing protein encodes MIRTFGFLGALFAGLGVLAGAFGTHALRESKTAREMEIWSTASTYQIFHGIALLVLAALASKLAFEKRARVSGWLFVTGVVVFSGSLYAIVLTGQTKLGMVAPVGGLSLMVGWAVFAWCCLGSQPATKHND; translated from the coding sequence ATGATCCGAACATTTGGTTTTCTTGGCGCTCTCTTTGCTGGGCTTGGAGTTCTTGCGGGCGCCTTTGGAACCCACGCCCTACGCGAATCTAAAACCGCTCGGGAGATGGAGATATGGTCGACTGCCTCGACCTACCAAATCTTCCATGGCATCGCTCTCTTAGTCCTTGCAGCGCTTGCCAGCAAGCTGGCCTTTGAGAAAAGGGCAAGGGTTAGCGGGTGGTTGTTCGTTACGGGAGTTGTGGTCTTTAGCGGGTCGCTCTACGCAATTGTCCTGACTGGGCAGACCAAGCTCGGGATGGTCGCGCCTGTCGGTGGACTGAGTTTGATGGTTGGTTGGGCTGTCTTTGCGTGGTGTTGTTTAGGAAGCCAGCCCGCAACAAAACACAATGATTGA
- a CDS encoding RpiB/LacA/LacB family sugar-phosphate isomerase: MKIAIASDHAGYRYKEAIEDRLIKLGHDVEDFGTHSPDSCNYPEFVIPAAKAVASGEYERGIVLGGSGNGEAMAANRIHGIRCAVVWNEESVKLARQHNNANMISIGERMMNLQMALDLVDVFMFESYEGGRHDIRIWQIDEMSK, encoded by the coding sequence ATGAAGATCGCAATCGCCTCCGACCACGCCGGATACCGCTACAAAGAAGCCATCGAAGACCGCCTTATCAAGCTCGGGCATGACGTTGAAGACTTCGGAACCCATTCCCCCGACTCTTGCAACTATCCCGAATTCGTCATCCCGGCGGCAAAGGCCGTTGCTTCAGGAGAGTACGAACGTGGAATCGTCCTTGGCGGTTCTGGAAACGGCGAAGCCATGGCAGCAAATCGAATTCACGGTATCCGTTGCGCAGTGGTGTGGAATGAGGAATCGGTGAAACTCGCCCGGCAGCACAACAACGCTAACATGATCTCCATCGGCGAGCGAATGATGAACCTTCAGATGGCGCTCGACCTGGTAGACGTGTTCATGTTTGAGTCTTACGAAGGCGGGCGACACGATATACGGATTTGGCAAATCGATGAAATGAGCAAGTAG